Proteins encoded within one genomic window of Polaribacter sp. NJDZ03:
- the rplS gene encoding 50S ribosomal protein L19 yields MESLVKFVQDEFVARKEFAEFAAGDTITVYYEIKEGEKVRTQFFRGVVIQRKGVAASETFTIRKMSGTIGVERIFPVNLPSIQKIEVNKRGKVRRARIFYFRGLTGKKARITEKRRK; encoded by the coding sequence ATGGAATCTTTAGTAAAATTTGTACAAGACGAATTTGTAGCAAGAAAAGAATTTGCAGAATTTGCAGCAGGTGATACAATCACTGTTTATTACGAAATTAAAGAGGGAGAAAAAGTACGTACTCAGTTTTTTAGAGGTGTAGTTATTCAAAGAAAAGGAGTTGCAGCTTCAGAAACATTTACTATCAGAAAAATGTCTGGTACTATAGGTGTAGAAAGAATTTTTCCTGTAAACTTACCTTCTATTCAAAAAATTGAAGTTAATAAAAGAGGTAAAGTACGTAGAGCTCGTATTTTCTACTTTAGAGGTCTTACTGGTAAAAAAGCTAGAATTACTGAAAAAAGAAGAAAATAA
- a CDS encoding NADP-dependent isocitrate dehydrogenase: protein MSKIAKIVYTKTDEAPALATRSFLPIVKAFTKSSNIEIEVKDISLSSRILANFSDYLKPEQQVEDALAFLGDFAKNPEANIIKLPNISASVPQLKEAISELQEKGFALPNYPDEVKTDEDKAVLALYNKVKGSAVNPVLREGNSDRRAPKAIKNYARKNPHSMGAWSSDSKTHVATMTEGDFANNEKSVTVKNATSVNIIHTSEKGTKTILKENLALLDGEIIDATIMSKKALISFLEEQYEDSLDKNVLFSLHMKATMMKVSDPIIFGHAVRVFFADLFKKHGKTFKKIGADVNNGLGNLLSKLSELPKEKRDEIRQEIRYAIDHGPELAMVNSDKGITNLHVPSDVIIDASMPAMIRTSGRMWNADGKLQDTKAIIPDSAYAGIYSATIDFCKKHGAFDPTTMGTVPNVGLMAQKAEEYGSHDKTFEIAAAGKVSVIDASGKKLLEHKVEEGDIWRMCQAKDLPIQDWIKLAVTRARASETPAVFWLDKNRAHDAEIIKKVKKYLPEHNTEGLDIRILSPIKATEFTCERLIKGEDTISVSGNVLRDYLTDLFPILEVGTSAKMLSIVPLMNGGGLFETGAGGSAPKHVQQFVEENHLRWDSLGEFLALAVSLEHLGTANNNSKALILAETLDEATDKFLENDKSPSRKVGEIDNRGSHFYLASYWAEGLAAQDKDAELKATFSKVAVELKNNESKIVAELNEIQGDSVEMGGYYLPNENLADAAMRPNATLNIILNAI, encoded by the coding sequence ATGAGTAAAATAGCTAAAATTGTTTACACTAAAACTGATGAAGCTCCTGCTTTAGCAACACGATCTTTCTTACCTATCGTAAAAGCTTTCACAAAATCTTCTAATATAGAAATTGAAGTAAAAGATATCTCTTTATCTTCAAGGATACTTGCTAATTTCTCAGATTATTTAAAACCAGAACAACAAGTAGAAGATGCTTTAGCTTTTTTAGGTGATTTTGCAAAAAATCCAGAAGCTAACATTATTAAATTACCAAATATTAGTGCTTCTGTACCTCAATTAAAAGAAGCAATATCTGAGTTACAAGAAAAAGGTTTTGCTCTTCCAAATTATCCCGATGAAGTTAAAACAGACGAAGATAAAGCTGTTTTAGCATTGTATAATAAAGTAAAAGGTTCTGCTGTAAACCCCGTTTTACGTGAAGGAAACTCAGACAGAAGAGCTCCTAAAGCAATTAAAAATTACGCTCGTAAAAACCCACATTCTATGGGTGCATGGTCTTCAGACTCTAAAACGCATGTTGCAACAATGACAGAAGGTGATTTTGCAAATAATGAGAAATCTGTAACTGTAAAAAATGCAACTTCAGTAAATATTATTCATACCTCAGAAAAAGGAACTAAAACTATTTTAAAAGAGAATTTAGCCCTTTTAGATGGTGAGATTATTGATGCTACTATAATGAGTAAAAAAGCATTAATATCTTTCTTAGAAGAGCAGTATGAAGATTCTTTAGACAAAAACGTATTGTTTTCTTTACACATGAAAGCAACGATGATGAAAGTAAGTGACCCAATAATTTTTGGTCATGCAGTTCGTGTATTTTTTGCAGATTTATTTAAAAAGCATGGAAAAACTTTTAAGAAAATTGGTGCAGATGTAAACAACGGTTTAGGAAACCTTCTTTCTAAATTAAGTGAGTTACCTAAAGAAAAACGTGACGAAATTAGACAAGAAATAAGATATGCTATAGATCATGGTCCGGAATTAGCAATGGTAAATTCTGATAAAGGAATTACAAACTTACATGTACCTTCTGATGTTATTATAGATGCTTCTATGCCAGCTATGATTAGAACTTCTGGTCGTATGTGGAATGCTGATGGAAAATTACAAGATACGAAAGCAATTATACCAGATAGTGCTTATGCAGGTATTTACTCTGCAACCATAGATTTCTGTAAAAAACATGGTGCTTTCGATCCTACAACTATGGGGACTGTTCCTAACGTTGGTTTAATGGCTCAAAAAGCAGAAGAATATGGTTCTCATGATAAAACTTTTGAAATTGCTGCTGCAGGTAAAGTCTCTGTAATTGATGCTTCTGGAAAGAAACTTTTAGAGCACAAAGTTGAAGAAGGTGATATCTGGAGAATGTGTCAAGCAAAAGATTTACCAATTCAAGATTGGATTAAATTAGCAGTAACAAGAGCAAGAGCTTCAGAAACTCCTGCTGTTTTTTGGTTAGACAAAAACAGAGCTCATGATGCAGAAATTATTAAAAAAGTAAAAAAATATTTACCAGAACATAACACTGAAGGTTTAGATATTAGAATTTTATCACCAATAAAAGCAACTGAATTTACTTGCGAAAGACTTATAAAAGGAGAAGATACTATTTCTGTTTCTGGTAACGTTTTACGTGATTATTTAACAGATTTATTTCCAATTTTAGAAGTTGGTACTTCTGCTAAAATGTTATCTATTGTTCCGTTAATGAATGGTGGTGGATTGTTTGAAACTGGTGCTGGTGGTTCTGCTCCAAAACATGTACAGCAATTTGTTGAAGAAAACCACTTGCGTTGGGATTCTTTAGGTGAATTTTTAGCTTTAGCAGTTTCTCTAGAACATTTAGGAACAGCAAATAATAATTCTAAAGCATTAATTTTAGCTGAAACGTTAGATGAAGCTACAGATAAGTTCTTAGAAAACGATAAATCTCCTTCAAGAAAAGTTGGTGAAATAGACAATAGAGGAAGTCATTTTTACTTAGCTTCTTATTGGGCAGAAGGTTTAGCTGCACAAGATAAA